In Miscanthus floridulus cultivar M001 chromosome 19, ASM1932011v1, whole genome shotgun sequence, the DNA window GTCTGAGATTTtgttgaggggggggggggggggggggggggggggggtaggatTTTTGGAGGGGTATTCTGTCTGAGAGATGGCACAGGCAGATACAAACTTTCTGGCAGCCACAGTGATTACAGAACGAGCACCTATGATGGGGATGGGAGCTACCTGACCATGGGTGATGGCCTGGTGGGGCGAGAATGGGTGTGACCTGGTGGGGGATCAGGTGAGCGCCATTAGGGGTACAAGGGTTCAGGGGACGAGTTTGGCTTTCTCCTCCCCAACCACAGACACTGGGAGGAAGGTATGCCGGTACAGTGTTGGGGCACCAGGTGAGCGCCATTAAGGTTACAGGATTCAGGGGACGAGTTTGGCTTTCTCTTCCCCAATCACAGAAACTGGGAGGAAGGTTTGCCGGTCCAGTGTTGGGGCAGTGAGGCAGCAGGGTGCCACAGGGCTTTCTAGTGGGGTTTGGTGATACTAATATCCCCGTTAACCGTGTGCCCCTTTCTTTCGTTAACTATTCTCTTGAACTATGTGAAGATACCTTTTCTTGATTTACTGATCATTCACCATTCACCATTGGGGTTACACTTGATTGTGCAGAAGCCTTGTTTACTGAAGCAGCTTAGTTCCTGTTCCTGTCATGGGTATGGAACATTTCATGAGTTCTGCAAACCCTTCAGCAGGTTCCGACCATGCTTCGCTGTACATAATATAGTTCCATTTTATGGGTAACTTATACAAACTGCGACTAAGACCCAGTTTACATCTTATAAAAAAGGTTTTGCATTGTATGGAAATGAAGCAACAGAGGAAATGAAAAGGCTACAAGGTCTAAGAGCAGAAACACTGAAGGAAACCTACCAAAGCACAGAAAGCAGAGATGTAGCGATCAGGTGTCCAATACCATGCAAAAGCAGCAGGTACAATCCAGCTCTCTGATCTGGTCTGGCAGTTCTGTTATGATAGTACTTGTAAATATTTGCATAAACAGTCATACACTTTGCATGTTCTGATGTTTTCTTGTACTGATGCTCATGAGTCAAGGAGGTATAGGGAACATGACTTGAGAGCCCCGCAAGATCTTTCTGAGTTTATTCTTAGCAAGGTTCGTTTCTCTGCAGTTCTTTCATCAATTTTTTTTGAACGTAAAGTTCTTTTATCAAACTACTACCTGTATTCTGATGTTTCTCAAACGTGGTTCCACTTCCATTTAATCTATCACCTTTATTAAAAAaatccttttttttctttctcttttcttGAGGTGGTTTGGTTTAAATTTTTAGCACAGTTAAACTGGAATTTATTTGGAATTAAACTAATGCTTCTGTTGTCGGACCTTGCAATCTGCAGGCTTCACCTCCATACTTTATGGGATCCCCACCAGTTCGTGCAACCAATCCTCTTGTTCATGATGCACAATTCTGTGCGTGGAAAGTGCACAACGTAGATCAGTCAATAGGAATTCCTATACCAGCCAAGAGTTACAATGCTCGCTACTGTGCAGGAACAGAATCTTTTACGAAGGCTTAAGGTTGAAGCTACATTTATCAACTTCATGATCGTTCAGTGACGTTGTAGCCGAATCTCTGCTTCTCCCAGCAAGGCTAACTTGTATATATGAGTAGCTTCCCTTTTGAAGGTGTGAGGTGTCTTATTGAGTGTTTAGAGTATCTCATTGGCCGTGTTGTAAATATCATTTTGCTCGTTTTTTTTGTTAGTGGAGCTAGTATTGGTGAATAAGTACTGGCATAAACTTTGTTGTTGAGTAATGAGGTAACCTGAATGAAAATGTTTGCCTTTCTTCAGTTTCTGGTTGTCATGTTAAAATGTGTTGTGAATGGGCCTCTAACTGAGTTGGTTAGGTGGCTTTTAGTAGCACTCTTAAGTCCTGAGTTCGACTTCCTGTTGGAGCAAATTTTAGGCTGAGGTAAAAAAAAAAACCGGCCTCGCTTGTGGTCATTCTTACATGGGCTACGATGCTGGGGTTCAGGGGTTTTCTTGAcctcttacccttacccttaccCTCGCAGGTTAATGTTTAGCCCTTCTAATCCTTTGTGCTGGATCTACCGACAAACATTGCAAAGTGTAGCTGAATGCATCTGAACATTTCATAAGACCATAGAGAAATTCGTGCATGTTTACACTACAATCAGTTATGTAAAAAAAATACTTCATCTCCTACTGATAGATGGTTCTAAGAGCCTCCTATTTTACTTGTCTTCTGTACGTGTTGTTTGGTCTTCTCTGCCGGTTGAATTGCTGATCCTTTTGATTTTCACCGTCAAACTTCAGTGGTACTATCTGCCTGATGTATGAGGCCCCTGGGAAATTTCTCCTTTCCTTTGTGAGCGACCGAAGTTCTGTTAACCAGTATGCAACGTACTCCCCTTCGGGATCATATGTCTTGGCCTGCATATGGATGTTCATGCAATCATGCGCGGTCACCAACTGTTGAGGTTGGACTGGTATTGCTATAGTTACAAGCTAACATGCTGTGAAATTAACATCTTGGTACTTTGAAGTGATCCGTCGATTCATAAAACATACAATTTTCTCACTGTGGCAATGTATCCCAAGTTTTGGTTCATTATGGTAGTGATTTTTCAGGTAAGAGAGTTCAGTCTGGTCAAATACTTACTTGCTTTGGGATACTGAAGTATCGATCTTCTCGCGGATCATTGCCAACTCCTGTCAGAGTACAGCAGAAACATTTCATTCAGTTCCAGTCTACAAGGATATGTAAGCGACCTTTGTAGTTTTTCTTGAATTTATTTTCTTtggtcatattgttctatccagtATTTAAAGGATCAGTAAAGACATAACTAACCTGCTCCATATGTCCAACTGCCATAATTTGAAGCTGGGTCATAATCGAATAAGCATGTCTCGAACCATTCGGCTCCCATTCGCCAATCAATACCCATATCTCGGACAAGAAATGGGCAGACAATCTGCAGATAGACAGTGATTGAGAGATTAATAATTGGGAATAGATGCCCTGCAGTGTTAAGCCCTCTGCTGTCTTTTCTGCTTATGTGGTCAGATGTGGAAGGATACCTGACGACCACGGTTGGACATGAAACCGGTGGCTGAAAGCTCCCTCATGTTGGCATCAATAAGAGGATATCTAGAATTTACCATGACTGAATTAAGAAGGCACAAGAACAATGGCTCCAGATTTCAAAAGAATAAAGTGGAGTAATACGATACCTAGTTCGACCATCTCTCCATGATTCAAGCAGTGCTTGGTCCTGACTCCACTTTGATACTACTTTCCTCGGACCTCCTGAAACAATAGTTTGCAGCCGGATTATACCTTTACCAGACAAAATTGAAATGTTTCCCAAATGGCATAGTTGTGCATTATTTTCATCATAAAAGGTCTTTTTTATACAAAACCTAAGGGTATGAGAGAGAGAGCTCCATATTTGGTCCTTACCCAGGTGAAATATGGCGTTCCCATATTTTGCTGATAGAAATCGGAAGTAGTCTCTCCATATCAACTCAAATAAAACCCTGAAGCCATTGACTTATCAGGAAAAGGCGCTTCACTCTATGAATGGGAATACACCTTACAAAAGCCTGCGAGGAGTGCAACTTATGAGAAGGCACACTAACCAATATGTAGAATCATTTGCCACTCTTTGCTTCTCATATCTCTTCACCTGCATCATAAAGGACATATAACATATTGTATTAGGCAAAGCTAACGAGCTCTGCAGGCAATGAGGAATTCCTTACCTCTTCACAAATATAACGTGGCGAAAGACTGCCAGAAGCAAGCCAAGGAGAGAACTTTGTGGAGTAGTCTGGACCTAACATGCCATTCCTAGTCACCTTGTAGTCTTTCAACTGATCCTTCTTCCAGAAGTACTCATGTACTCTACCAAGAGCTGCTTTCTCTCCTCCTATGAAATGCATTCCTTTCTCAGACTGCAGGGAGAAGAAAACAGTACAGATTAAAATTGGAACTAGTGAAGCACCTGACTAAAGCACAACTAGCTGCAACTAAACCTGCCTTTGTAACGCTCAGGCCTAGTGACTCTGCTGTTGGTATGGTCCCCCATCCTCCAATCTCATCTATGCTGGAACTAGGGGGCGGACAGAGCGACAGCGGCAACTTGGTGCAGTTCCTAACCAAAGACTTCGATTCAACTGCCTGCCAAAAAACACTGCTTCAGCATTAATCATCACGCCTGCAAAAAAGACCTAGAATTTGCAAAGAAAATCCCAACCTTTCTGAACTGTGTGTACACGTCTGGCAAGTTGTTAACTGGGAACGGGAGGTCATCGATGTGGTACGTTGTTGCTCCCCAGATGAGCTGCAACCTGGGGTTCAGAGGTTTCTTCGGGACAGATGCTCCTCCTTGACCAATCTGAACTTGTTCCAAGCCTTTGCTCACGAGGCGTTCGACAAGGAGCTCTTCGCTACAGGTTTCCTTGTGAGCATAAATCTGGAGATACAGCGCTTTTCTGACTTAATTTTAGGTGCCTAACATGAATTTAGTACCTAAAGATCCAGAATTCAACTATATTAAAATTGATTGAGATAAGATTGTGCAGAAGGGGACCTACTGTGTGTGCACTGACAGCCTTTGCAATTGATGGAAGGATCTCTTCAGGCTTGCCATGACGGACTAGCAAATCGAGGCCCTTTTTCCTACTCTGCTTCAGGTCTCCTAAACACTCTATCAAGAACTGCGCCCTCAATGCTGAATAGGTGATTTAAGTTTCACCAAACACAACAAATACACGTAAATCATCATTATTTTCTAATCAGGCAATGCTTGCAGTTGGCTCTACGATGACAAGAATCAGCATTTTCCTGAGCTATCTCAAATCCCTGATGCAGCAGCAACGAACAAAATGCAGAATCGCTAGGTCCTCACCTCCCGTCTTGGGGAGCCCAAAGTAATGCGTGCTCCCCGCAAAGACCCGTGGATCGACGCAGTACACCGGCAGGACAGCCTCTGAAGCCGCCCACGCGCGCAGAAGCGTCTCGTTATCAAGAACTCGGAGGTCGTTCCTGAACCACACGACGGCCACCCCGACGCCGTCTCTCCTCAAGCTCGGCGACGTGTACCTCTGGAAGGCCTCGTCTGCCACTGCACAGGCCTCGTCGGCGCCGAGGGAAGGCACCGCCGCACCGCTCACCGAACGGAACGAGGAGCTCGATGGGACGGCGCTCATGGCGAGGAAGCGAAGATTGGAGGGTGGGCTAGGGAGAATCGGGGACGGAGTGGGGAAGAGGAGATGTAGTGGAGCATTTCTTGATTGGACTGGCAGTTGAGAGTTTTGAGAAGTGAGGGGGTGATTTGCAAAGTTGGAAAGGGAAGGTGGAGGGAAGAGCGGAGAATGGTGCCACGTGTCCGTGTTCAAGTGGTGCTACGTGGCCTGATGTGGGCCTGTGGAAATAGGATGTGGATATTGTAGTCCTGGGTAGAATTAAGACGGATGGGCCCATCATCCACATGTCAGTGTCTCATCTTGGAGATTGAAAATGTACTAGTATCTCCTAAAATATAAATATCATGTTTTGAGATTCTATTAGCTGCAGCTCAAATGCTTACTTTGCTCAAATAAGTTTTTGCTATGGTTCAAACGACTGTAGATCATTGATTTAGATGTTATAATAATGATCACATATTACCTAACAGGAacaacaacagcagcagcaaagccttttagtcccaaataagttgggggataggttagagttgaaacccaacataaACCCCTAGTCATGGTTCAGGCTCGTCAATAGCATATTACCTAACAGGAAGTAATAGAAAAAATAAGAAATATCTTTCTATTAAATCTATCTAATATATACGTATTCcctttatttcaaattataagttgctttttTAATACATAACCAgcccagcccaaaccagccagacaacagtgttttcctctcacaacaaaccagcaccagccagcctaaaccagcccagaaaccaaccagcgaacaggccgaactTTTATTATATACCTAGATAGATATATTATACATAGCAAAGACTATGCACCAAGAAAGACTATAACAATTTATAAATTGAAATGGATGGGCCCATCATCCACGTGTCAGTGTCTCATCTTGGAGATGGAAAATGTACTGTACTAGTATATCTCCTCTCCTACAATATAAATATTATGTTCTGGAATTCCATTAGCAGCAGCTCAAATACGCTTACTTTGCTGAAAAATTAATCACAGTGAAAATTAAGAAATGCGAACACCTAATTCAGTAGAATCCATGATAAAAGATTTAATAGTGACAAAATTAATATGCACTTGTGGTACATCTGTTGTAATCTCTGTGTCTACAAAGAATGGATCATATAATGACAGTATAACATTCTGACAAAAAAACTGTTCTTCAAGAATAAAGAACTAATGAGTTGGGAGTTGGCTGGAAGACTATGGAGACATACATTGAACACGACAAATTACTATGAGGGCAGTGTCATTCTATAAACATTGCTGTGGCCGTTTTACCGAGGACTGAGCTCCAAGCCATCACAGTTGTTGCAGTTGTACCGGTATCTTTGGGCCCAGATCCTAATAAGTACGGACTTCACAATTTACATACAAACAGGGAAAAAAAGCTTGTGGGATTTGACAGCCCAAGGCAAAGAATCAGGTTGGACTCAAACAGATGTATAACTGGTAAATAGCTTCAGTAGGTTGTCAAGTGCTTCAGGATTAAACTTCCTAGCGAAAAGATAGCACGGTCTCTTTGATCCATTCCACAAACAAGGCTTCTGCATCACAAGTTTCTGCAATATGGGGAAAAACAGCACACCAGCATTCAATGGTTGTTGAGATGCATTGAAGCTGGAAATTTCATTGCTTCATGGATGCGAAATACAATTCACGAGTTTGCTTATAATCCATAATTAAGTTCATGAAATAATTTGTTTATTGTTCTTCAAAAGTCAATAATGACGATAGATCTTTGTGCTTACCTTGTCATCACTTGTTACATGGAAGATCTCATCAATTGCCTGCAAAATGGTAATGCACATCAGTGTATGCACATAAAAATCATATGGTAGGCGAGAACAAATTAAGCAGCTAGGAAACATACTGTAATATTCTTCAAGAGATCATAGGTGACATCATCAGCGCTATATGACCTTGGATGCCATTTTCCCTCAGACCAATCCACATTTGTAACAGACCAATTAGAGATTCCACCAGGATCTACCATCTAAAGTCAAGGAAATGAATTAGCAAGCGCCCAACTAAATAAAGGCTAAATGTTACTTCAATAGATAGTGAATACCGACATTGAACAGGGTTGGCAAATAATGCTCATCTGCAATACAGTTGCGCCCTTCCGCTGGCTGTAGATCATGGGAGAAAGGTAATTCTCTTTGCAGCAAATGTGCTTACTAGAAAAACATAAGTGAAAACTGGAAAAGTGGAAATCATGGCCATTGGTTCAGACTTGAGAAACACTAATTTGAATGTATGCCCCTATTAAGCTTTACATATTTATCAATGACCCAGCATGTATACAATTATTTCTTCGGTTCCTTCTGACTTAGATTCTGAGGCGTTGTATGAATTGTGTGTGTTTTTTTATGTGACTACCATATCCAAACAGGGTTTTAGAGGTAGTTGTCAAATTTCTGCACTGAAGTTTCACTACAACAAGACTTTACTTCATATTGAAAAATATATATTGACCTTACTGCCAACCTTACATCAAACAAAGTAAAAGAATAAATTAATATTTGAGCACATATCTAAATTAAGTCATTGTTGTATTCTATGCATGTTTCGTACTAAGATAAGATACTTGGTATCCAGTTTTACTGTACCAACTCGATGTAATGATTGTGAATTAATAAAATCCTTCCTTTATCTAAGATAAATAAATATACCTTGCAGTATAGCTTGAACTTCTTGTAGTACAGGCTGTCAGCCAGAATCATTAAAGCATGTCTCCTCGTAACTGCAaaccactacaacaagaacagaGAAAGGACTTAAATTAGATTTCCGCTCAGCTATCCATGTAAAGTGTTCATCGAATGATATACCACCAATAGAGTTTGATAACGGCAAGTATTTTATATCCTAACAAATTAGTATTGAGAATAACTGTACCTGGGCACCCTTTCTAAAATCCCTCTCGTCTATTTCAGGATACATCTCAGGAGAGTACCTTCCACTGCCATGTGGACCTGGATCCTTGAAACTTATAAGTTGAAACAAAGGCAGGGCAAAAAATCAAAGTGAGTGGATATGAACATCTTCAAGAGAGAAAAGGTTCTCATATCCTATTTTTCAAAAGGATTTTGAAATATAAGTTTATAGTGTTCTCACCAATCCACGAAGCTAACATTCGTTCCCATCAGGTAGTTATACACATAATCAAATGAATGCAGCGGAACACAGCTGTGAAATAAAGCAAAGATGACTCAGTGATTGAGAACAAAGGATCAAAAAGGGAGTCACCGTAATCAGGGTCCAAACCTGTCAGAAAGCAAGACAAAAACTTGATTATCAACATCTTCCAGTGCATTCGCTAATAGTCTCTTCTCAGCATCAACCATTGAAATCAATCCCCATACTACCTGCATAACAAATACATACTCTGCTCAATGTTAACAATCTCAAAATTACAGCATAAGCAATAGGATAGTCCATTAGCAGAGAAGAATTCCAACTAAAGATACCACTTTATAACGATCCATTCAATTTGCAAGTGGTGGAACAGTAAGTATTCTCAATCCAGATTGCTAGTAGCGATTTTGTTAGAACTGGACCTACTGTTGTAGGTTGTGGGTTTTAAACAGTAATATTCTCAACCCAGAATGCTATCTTTATTCTTTATCAAGTCACTTTGGTGTGTTCAACTTCAACATGAGTTAAGTCCTATAGTCCTACGCAAAGCATGTAACTACTGTTTGGCTTTTCACACAAAAACTACTGTAACTACTGTTTGGTTAATTGCTATTGCTGATTATTGCTACAATGGAGTAAAATCCTAGTTCAAAAGAAGTGTCTGATGGCACCCAAGGTCAACCACTTGTACATTCTTCATTCATTATTGACCAGAGGGAGgggtattttctttttttttttttttttgtagacaAAAGGTCTGGAAATATAATGGATTGAGTTGACAAGATGAACCCCTGATACAGCAGATATATTTAAGACAAAAGTGTTAAATCCAAATGTATGAAACACAGACGAAAATGCAATTATGATATGTTGTGGTCCTTTCTAGATGTGTCGGGGTTCGCTGTGTGTAGGTGGCTGCGTTCTGGGGCCTCTGGCTGATGCCCGCCATGGGAAGTGGGAGCTGATGGTCACTCTTGTGACAAGCTTGGCAACGATGATGCATGGTGGGTTCCATCGGTTGCCTGTTGCCGTTGAACACTTGTTTGTTGGTAGGTTGCTTAGGGTTACTTGTCCAGGCTACCATGTTCAGGTTTTTCGCCCAGTTTTCCTCAATAAACCACGTGTTTATAAGGTTTTTGGGCCTAGTTTCCCCCATAAACTAGGTCAATTCTTTTCTACCAATTCGGAGTTGCTTTGGAAAAAAATGAAACAGAGACGAAAATTATTACCGCATCACTGTGAATATCCCGACCAGCAAACAAAGAACTAGTATGAACCGGCTTTTCACGTGATGCGTGCACATAGATGGAGTATCTTCCCTCATGTCCCTGTTCAAAGAAGGCACAGTGATTCAATTTTCTTTAAAAGTCACATGAATCATATATGAGATGGGAAGTATTACATCACATAAACAC includes these proteins:
- the LOC136528312 gene encoding uncharacterized protein; the encoded protein is MGMEHFMSSANPSAGFALYGNEATEEMKRLQGLRAETLKETYQSTESRDVAIRCPIPCKSSRRYREHDLRAPQDLSEFILSKASPPYFMGSPPVRATNPLVHDAQFCAWKVHNVDQSIGIPIPAKSYNARYCAGTESFTKA
- the LOC136528311 gene encoding cryptochrome DASH, chloroplastic/mitochondrial-like translates to MSAVPSSSSFRSVSGAAVPSLGADEACAVADEAFQRYTSPSLRRDGVGVAVVWFRNDLRVLDNETLLRAWAASEAVLPVYCVDPRVFAGSTHYFGLPKTGALRAQFLIECLGDLKQSRKKGLDLLVRHGKPEEILPSIAKAVSAHTIYAHKETCSEELLVERLVSKGLEQVQIGQGGASVPKKPLNPRLQLIWGATTYHIDDLPFPVNNLPDVYTQFRKAVESKSLVRNCTKLPLSLCPPPSSSIDEIGGWGTIPTAESLGLSVTKSEKGMHFIGGEKAALGRVHEYFWKKDQLKDYKVTRNGMLGPDYSTKFSPWLASGSLSPRYICEEVKRYEKQRVANDSTYWVLFELIWRDYFRFLSAKYGNAIFHLGGPRKVVSKWSQDQALLESWRDGRTRYPLIDANMRELSATGFMSNRGRQIVCPFLVRDMGIDWRMGAEWFETCLFDYDPASNYGSWTYGAGVGNDPREDRYFSIPKQAKTYDPEGEYVAYWLTELRSLTKERRNFPGASYIRQIVPLKFDGENQKDQQFNRQRRPNNTYRRQVK
- the LOC136529529 gene encoding glycosyltransferase BC10-like codes for the protein MTVMMPQRHRATAKKPMWIIVLLSMVCIVLIGAYVFPPRRFSKCYLSASSVCTNFKDWLPSMGRRERTDEEIISSVVIRDILSMPMPVSKNPKIALMFLTPGSLPFEKLWEKFLQGHEGRYSIYVHASREKPVHTSSLFAGRDIHSDAVVWGLISMVDAEKRLLANALEDVDNQVFVLLSDSCVPLHSFDYVYNYLMGTNVSFVDCFKDPGPHGSGRYSPEMYPEIDERDFRKGAQWFAVTRRHALMILADSLYYKKFKLYCKPAEGRNCIADEHYLPTLFNMVDPGGISNWSVTNVDWSEGKWHPRSYSADDVTYDLLKNITAIDEIFHVTSDDKKLVMQKPCLWNGSKRPCYLFARKFNPEALDNLLKLFTSYTSV